Within the Isachenkonia alkalipeptolytica genome, the region CTTTTAAATGCGGATATGACCTTTGAAGAGGCGGTGGACGCCCAAGGGGAGGGCCATGCCTTAACCAACGGATCCTACGTACCCCTGTTGATGTCCAAGGACCGCAGCCTTCGTAAGGATGCCTTTGAAAAATACTATAAGGTTTACGAGGGACATATCAACACCCTTTCCAGCCTGTTGCAAAGTGAAGTCAACAAAAACATTTTCTTCAGTAAAATGAGGAATTTCTCCTCCGCCCGGGAGGCGGCTCTGTTTGAAAACAACATTCCCGTAACCGTTCCCGACCGCCTTATTGAAGCGGTCAACAACAATCTGGAGAGTTTCTATAAATACATGGAGCTTCGAAAAAAAGTCCTGGGCCTGGATGAGCTTCATCTCTATGATATTTATACCCCCATTGTATCCGGTGTGGACTTTCCCATCACCTACGACGAAGCCGGCACCATGGTTACCGATGCCCTGGCTCCCTTAGGGAAAGAGTACCAGGAGGGGATCCGCTCCGCCTTTTCCCAGCGATGGATTGATGTTTATGAAACCGAAGGGAAACGCTCCGGCGCCTACTCCGCAGGTACCTATGACTCCCGCCCCTATGTGCTGTTGAATCATAAAGATGACATGAACTCCATGTTTACCTTAGCCCATGAGCTGGGACATTCCATGCACAGCTATTTAACCCGGCAAAATCAACCTTATGTTTACGGAAACTATTCCATTTTCGTGGCGGAAGTGGCCTCCACCACCAATGAAGCCCTGTTGAATGACTATTTATTAAAAACCGTGGAGGACAAGGAAAAGCGAAAGTATATCCTAAACCACTATCTGGAACAGTTCCGGGGCACCATCTTCCGACAGACCATGTTCGCGGAATTTGAGCGGGATATCCATCAGCGGGTGGAGCAGGGGGGCGCCCTGACCAATGAATTTTTATGTGATCATTACCTGAAGCTGAACAAAAAATATTTCGGTCCCGATGTGGTTATTGATGACCAGATCAAATACGAGTGGTCTAGAATCCCCCATATGTACTACAATTTCTATGTATACCAGTATGCCACCGGCTTTTCCGCAGCCATTGCTCTGTCGGATCAGATCCTGAAGGAAGGAAAACCCGCCGTGGATCGTTTCCTGGAGTTTTTATCCAGCGGATCCAGCGACTATCCCATCGATATCCTTAGAAAGGCCGGTGCGGATATGGAGACCAAAGACCCGGTATCCAATGCCATGAAGGTCTTTAAAGAGGGTGTGGAAGAGTTGGAGAAATTAATGAGTTAATTCTTATCCCTATGTTTTGAGTATATTTTCAACAATGAAAAATAACAGAATCCCAAAGGGTTCTGTTATTTTTTTATGATATTTGACTACAAACTTATCCCATTGCATAGCCTTGAAGATGGTATCCTGAACTAATTATCTGTTCCATTGTAATGAATACTCCCACCACTTAATTTCTACGAAATTTGAAGTGGGGGTTTCCGGGGTATCGACTCAAAGCATGACGATTAACCACCGGTGGAGTTGACACGTTGGTGTGCGAAAGACACCCAACCCCGCTATCCCATTGGACAAGCCTTTAGGAGTACTTATACCTTACGGTCAATGCAATCGGTTTTAATAAACAAGTCGTGTTTGAAAATGCTTCATCAAAAGCTTTTTCGAAGGTTTTTCTAAGAATATTGGCGGCCCCGTTAACATCGGCGTTCATGAGGGTTCCGTCTTTTGAGCGGTAAAGTCCTCGTTTTAATCGTTTTCCCGAAAAATGTACCGTAGTTGCATCACGATTTTCCAGATACGGCGACTCCGCTTATTTTTCTCAGCCAAGACCGCATTAAGTTGTTCCAGCCTTTGTGCTATGAGATTTTTATCTTTAGAGGGTTCAACGACCTCACCAACCCTCCACAGTTTCCACCGGGAAGGCGGGTCCTTGAGGATCAATTTCATTCATCCTGTAGATGACTGATATCCCCCTCTAGGATGAACTCTTTTTCATCCCCCTTGATCTCCAAAATCGTAAGATTGGTTCCGTACATAAAGGGAGGATTCCAAAATTCCTTTAAGGGAAGGTTTTTCACCAAGGCATAGATGCACTTGATCACCACCGCATGGGCCACCAATAAGGAGACCTCCCCTTCTTCCCCCCGCTCTATAATCTCCTTCAGTCCCCGCTCCACCCGTTGGAAGAGTTCTTCAAAACTTTCCCCCTCCACCGGTTGATATTTTTCCGGAGCATCCCAGAAGTCACGATACCGCTGGCCATAGGCCCTTTCGATTTCCTCTACGGTTCTCCCCTCCCAGGCTCCGAAGTTCATTTCCATCAATTGGGGAACTTTTTCGATGGGCAGTTTCCGGTCCCCCCTGATGATTTCCGCCGTCCTTACGGCTCTTCCCAGGGGAGAGGAATAGATTTTGTCAAACTTCACCGATGCCAGGCGCTGTTGCAGTTTTTCCGCATCGGCCATCCCCTTGGATGTCAGGGAAGAATTTTGGCTGCCCTGCATCCGCCGCTCTTGGTTCCACTTCGTTTCTCCGTGTCGGGTGATGTGAATTTTCATTAATGCATTGCCTCCTTCTGGGGTGGATTTTTTACGCCTTCTTTTCCCTACCTTCAGGGAAAGCAGAGGGTTTTCTTTAAGTTTTACCTTTCCTGTTATCTTCACAATCCTTCGGGTATATATATACTCGGTACCTATAA harbors:
- the pepF gene encoding oligoendopeptidase F — its product is MKRESIDQKYLWDLTDLFVSDEAWETALTELKEASKAFQLYKGRLLESRETLRSALETYENLSRKLMNLVTYARLKMDENTKESKYQGMVSRSEKLATEIQKENAFFIPELLEGDEKTIEALLNHEDLSHYKKYFSDLLRKKPHILSEEMESVLARVGELGDAPSNAYGMLLNADMTFEEAVDAQGEGHALTNGSYVPLLMSKDRSLRKDAFEKYYKVYEGHINTLSSLLQSEVNKNIFFSKMRNFSSAREAALFENNIPVTVPDRLIEAVNNNLESFYKYMELRKKVLGLDELHLYDIYTPIVSGVDFPITYDEAGTMVTDALAPLGKEYQEGIRSAFSQRWIDVYETEGKRSGAYSAGTYDSRPYVLLNHKDDMNSMFTLAHELGHSMHSYLTRQNQPYVYGNYSIFVAEVASTTNEALLNDYLLKTVEDKEKRKYILNHYLEQFRGTIFRQTMFAEFERDIHQRVEQGGALTNEFLCDHYLKLNKKYFGPDVVIDDQIKYEWSRIPHMYYNFYVYQYATGFSAAIALSDQILKEGKPAVDRFLEFLSSGSSDYPIDILRKAGADMETKDPVSNAMKVFKEGVEELEKLMS
- a CDS encoding histidine phosphatase family protein, whose amino-acid sequence is MKIHITRHGETKWNQERRMQGSQNSSLTSKGMADAEKLQQRLASVKFDKIYSSPLGRAVRTAEIIRGDRKLPIEKVPQLMEMNFGAWEGRTVEEIERAYGQRYRDFWDAPEKYQPVEGESFEELFQRVERGLKEIIERGEEGEVSLLVAHAVVIKCIYALVKNLPLKEFWNPPFMYGTNLTILEIKGDEKEFILEGDISHLQDE